GGGCTCGATCGTGATCGCCACGCTCAGTGCAGCGTTGACGCCGGCCGCGGACGCAGCCGTCCACTTCGGTCTGAGGGACTCCTGCGGGTATCAGAGCTGGGGCGTGTACCGGCATTGTGACGGTGGCACGGGTTCCACCGTCATGCTTGACGTCCAGGACATCTGGGGCAACATCTACCACTACTGCGTCGGCCCTGGCGTGACGGACCTGCAGCCAGTGATCAGATGGCGTGTTACTGGCGCCTGGTGGAACGGTGGCGTCGGATGTGCTCCCGGCTACTACGGGCCGGAGTGAAGCACACATTCGAGTGAA
This window of the Amycolatopsis balhimycina FH 1894 genome carries:
- a CDS encoding DUF6355 family natural product biosynthesis protein, which codes for MSNPKSVRLVGRTAVTGSIVIATLSAALTPAADAAVHFGLRDSCGYQSWGVYRHCDGGTGSTVMLDVQDIWGNIYHYCVGPGVTDLQPVIRWRVTGAWWNGGVGCAPGYYGPE